A portion of the Patagioenas fasciata isolate bPatFas1 chromosome W, bPatFas1.hap1, whole genome shotgun sequence genome contains these proteins:
- the LOC136115747 gene encoding gamma-secretase subunit Aph-1b-like produces the protein MTLPIFFGCTFIAFGPALGLFLFTIARDPLHIIILIAGSVRHRCRYRCGRDTGATVGTGVGVEGVLPGAGISTGVSLAEALVPVLVTSRGGVQALQWYRYRHHLPSTGARTALVLIGEWARLGHCCHCQYQHNPGATQDFGASRRSLSCRAAFWLVSLLFSSLIWFIAVKASDPWDEPLQKGLLIFGVMFSVLLQEAFRFLYYKLLRKAIKGLVALSEDGCSPVSVQQMAYVAGMGFGLMSGAFSMINLLADALGPGTIGIHGDSQLYFLTSAFMTMVLIFLHTFWGILFFHGCEHQRWQEIAAVVVMHLAVSGSTFYNPLYTGSLMPSYLLMATAATWAYLLSGGSAQNLWRFLLCLQSDANPQLES, from the exons ATGACGCTCCCCATCTTCTTCGGATGCACCTTCATCGCCTTCGGGCCGGCGCTCGGCCTCTTCCTCTTCACCATTGCCCGTGACCCGCTCCACATCATTATCCTTATCGCTGGGTCAGTCCGGCACCGGTGCCGGTACCGGTGCGGGAGGGACACTGGTGCCACCGTGGGTACTGGCGTGGGCGTGGAGGGGGTGCTG CCTGGCGCTGGTATTAGTACTGGTGTGAGCTTGGCAGAGGCACTGGTGCCGGTTCTAGTTACCAGCAGAGGAGGAGTGCAGGCACTACAGTGGTACCGGTACAGGCACCACCTGCCCAGCACTGGTGCCAGAACAGCACTGGTACTTATAGGAGAGTGGGCAAGGCTGGGACACTGCTGCCATTGCCAGTACCAACACAATCCTGGTGCCACACAGGATTTTGGTGCCAGCAGGCGCTCGCTCTCTTGCAGAGCCGCCTTCTGGCTGGTGTCGCTgctgttttcctcccttatcTGGTTTATTGCAGTTAAAGCCAGCGATCCCTGGGATGAGCCATTGCAGAAGGGGCTCTTGATATTTGGGGTGATgttctctgtgctgctgcaggaggcCTTCCGCTTTCTCTACTACAAGCTCCTCAG GAAGGCCATCAAGGGGCTGGTGGCCCTCAGTGAGGACGGCTGCTCCCCGGTTTCCGTCCAGCAAATGGCATACG TGGCTGGCATGGGCTTCGGGCTCATGAGCGGTGCCTTCTCCATGATCAATCTCCTGGCAGATGCGTTAGGGCCTGGTACCATAGGCATCCATGGGGACTCACAGCTCTACTTCCTAACCTCAG CCTTTATGACCATGGTGCTGATTTTCCTTCACACCTTTTGGGGGATCCTCTTCTTCCATGGCTGTGAGCATCAGCGCTGGCAGGAGATCGCAGCTGTTGTTGTCATGCACCTTGCTGTTTCAGGATCG ACTTTTTACAACCCCCTGTACACAGGCAGCCTGATGCCTTCCTACTTGCTGATGGCCACCGCCGCCACTTGGGCTTATCTGCTCTCAGGGGGCTCTGCCCAGAACCTGTGGCGCTTCCTGCTCT GTCTACAGAGCGATGCCAACCCTCAGCTGGAATCTTGA